One segment of Macrobrachium rosenbergii isolate ZJJX-2024 chromosome 25, ASM4041242v1, whole genome shotgun sequence DNA contains the following:
- the LOC136852205 gene encoding uncharacterized protein has translation MFASSDNSPILREERNSTINKVLSEMRERTGFKGGRESLRKIVKEIGFQYAKLDGRKFLMERYDVQCLRTRFLEKMQNVKENRRNVIYLDETWVNQNYTVGKCWKDNKSENASGIKVPSGKRWPTYNSTCRLCMWFHSNAELTFTAKNDGDYHRQMNHEVFEEWFRCQLLPNIPPASVIVMDNAPYHSRKVEKYQRCQAKRQSLQSGSSLKVRNQQRNVEKSTFRDGKGVLC, from the coding sequence ATGTTTGCTTCGTCGGATAATTCTCCAATTTTACGAGAGGAAAGAAATTCAACCATTAACAAAGTGTTGTCTGAAATGAGGGAAAGAACAGGATTCAAAGGTGGTAgagaatctttaagaaaaatagtgaaagaaattggtttccAGTACGCAAAACTCGATGGTAGAAAATTTTTGATGGAACGATATGACGTGCAGTGCTTGCGAACAAGATtcctagaaaaaatgcaaaacgtcAAAGAGAACcgaagaaatgtaatttatctaGATGAGACTTGGGTTAACCAGAATTATACTGTGGGGAAATGctggaaagataataaatcagAGAATGCTTCTGGAATTAAAGTGCCGTCAGGAAAAAGGTGGCCGACTTATAATTCTACATGCAGGCTCTGCATGTGGTTTCATTCAAACGCTGAGCTTACATTCACTGcaaaaaatgatggtgattatcaCCGTCAAATGAACCACGAAGTATTTGAAGAATGGTTTCGTTGCCAGTTGCTCCCGAACATACCTCCAGCTTCAGTTATTGTGATGGATAATGCTCCATATCATTCAAGGAAAGTAGAAAAGTACCAACGATGTCAAGCAAAAAGGCAGTCATTACAGAGTGGCTCATCTCTAAAGGTGCGAAACCAACagagaaatgt